TTAACTGAAGGTATTCCATGGTTAAGCTATGGGCGAATTAGGCCTTTGCATACCAATGCGGTTATTTTTGCTTTTGTAGGTAACGCTATTTTTGCTGGGGTTTATTACTCTACTCAACGTTTATTAAAAGCAAGAATGGCAAGCGACTTTTTGAGTAAATTAAATTTTTGGGGTTGGCAGGCTGTTATAGTAGCAGCAGACTATTACTTTGCCATTAGGTTATTCAACTTCAAAGGAATATGCTGAACTTGAATGGCCAATCGATATTATGATTGCTTTGGTTTGGGTGGCTTTTGGTGCTAACCTTATTTGGACAATGCTTAAACGTCGTCAACGACATTTGTATGTGGCAATTTGGTTTTATATCGCCACATTTGTAACAGTTGCTGTGCTTCATATTTTTAACAGTTTAGCATTGCCCGTAGATTTCTTAAAAAGTTATTCTGCCTATGCTGGCGTTCAAGATGCATTGGTGCAATGGTGGTACGGACATAATGCTGTGGCGTTTTTCTTAACAACACCATTCTTAGGCTTGATGTATTATTTTGTGCCTAAAGCCGCTAATCGTCCTATTTATTCTTATAAATTATCCATTATTCACTTTTGGTCATTGATTTTTATTTATATCTGGGCTGGACCTCACCATTTATTATATTCAGCCTTACCAGATTGGGCACAAAATCTCGGTGTTGTTTTTTCAGTAATGTTGATAATGCCATCTTGGGGCGGTATGATAAACGGGCTCTTGACTTTACGTGGTGCTTGGGATAAAGTGCGGCAAGATCCTATTCTTAAATTTATGGTTGTAGCTATCACGGGTTATGGTATGGCAACATTTGAAGGGTAGATGTTATCGCTTAAAAATGTAAATGCTATTGCTCACTTTACCGATTGGATCATTGCTCACGTTCACGTTGGAGCTTTGGCTTGGAATGGCTTTTTAACCTTCGGGATGTTGTATTGGTTGATTCCAAGACTATACAAAACAAAACTTCACTCAATAGGTTTGGCTAATGTGCATTTTTGGCTTGGAACACTTGGTATTGTCCTTTATGCTTTACCGATGTATGTGGCTGGATTTGTTCAAGCTTTTATGTGGAAACAATTCAATCCTAGCGGAACTCTGGTTTACGGTAATTTCTTAGAAACGGTAAACGAAATTATGCCAATGTATTGGATGCGTGCTATTGGTGGTAGCTTATATATTTTAGGGGTTTTTGTGATGCTTTATAATGTATGGCGAACAGTAGCTTCTGGATCTAAAGTTGAAGACGAGTTGGCTGAAGCCGCAAGATTAGTTAAAATTACTAAACGTCAAAAATCGGAAACTTTTCACACATGGTTAGAACGCAAACCTGTCAAGCTAACTATTTTGGCTACAATAGCGATTTTAATTGGTGGGGCAGTGCAAATTATTCCAACCATTATGGTTGATTCTAACGTTCCAACCATCAGCTCTGTTAAGCCTTACACACCTTTAGAATTAGAAGGTCGTGATATTTATATCCGTGAAGGTTGCGTGGGTTGTCACTCCCAAATGATAAGACCGTTTAGAAGCGAAGTCGAACGATATGGCGAATACTCTAGAGGTGGCGAATACGTTTACGACAGACCATTTTTATGGGGAAGTAAACGAACTGGACCAGATTTGTTGAGAGTAGGTGGCAAGTATAATGACAATTGGCATTTTAATCATATGTATAATCCGAGCAGTACATCGCCTGGCTCTATTATGCCTAAATATCCTTGGCTAATTAGAAATAAATTAGACAAATCTGATATAGAATCTAAAATGAAAACTTTGGTAAAACTTGGCGTACCTTACACTGATGAGCAAATTGCTAATGCCCAAACAGCAATGGAGAAACAAGGACAAACCATTGAAGAAAACCTATACACTGACCCAGATTTTGTAAAAACGTATGAAGCCGATAAAAAAGCGACTCAAGATAGTGGTCGGGAGTTTGTGGAAATGAAAGATAGAGAAATTGTAGCACTTATTGCCTATCTACAACGTCTTGGTACGGATATTAAAAAAGCAACAGAAGACAAATCGACAGCTTCTAATTAATATAAAACCTTGAATCAATGAAATTTGCAAAACAATATTTAGAAACCATAGATGGGGTTGAAATCTACCCCATTATCACCTTGCTCATTTTCTTTAGCTTCTTTGTAGTGTTATTTTGGTGGGTGCTTACCACTTCAAAACAGCAAAGCAAAGCAATGAGTGAGATGCCTTTAGAAAACAACCCAAAAGACGAAGACCAATGAGAACAACTGCATCATATTTTAGAGTTATAGCTCTTGTAGTTATAGCCATTATCGGAACCGAATATTTCACGGATTTGCCCAAAGGTGAATATGCTATATTTGTAAATCCCTTTGTCGCACTTTTTGTATTTATGGTTTTAATTGTTGCCATAGCTATTGAAGTTACAGTGGCGACTTTAAATAAAATCTTGTATTTGTCTTTATCTGAAGATAAGAAGAAAGCCTATGACAAAGCTCAAGCTGAAAGATCGACTTATTTCTCAAGAAAGGTAGAAAGATTGATGCAAGCTTTGACAAAAAGTAAAAAAATTGAAGAAGAACACGAGATAGAACTCGACCATAATTACGACGGTATTCGTGAACTTGACAACCGATTACCGCCTTGGTGGGTTTACAGTTTTTATATCACTATCATTTTTGCTGTCGTTTATTTGATTCGTTTTGAAGTATTTAATGATTACGATCAAGAAGAAGAATACCTGACTGAAGTGGCTGAAGCTGAAGCGACTATTGAAAAATGGAAAGAAACTGCCAAGGACTTTGTCAATGCTGAAAATGTTACTATGCTTGAAGATGAAGCACGCATTCAAAACGGGAAACAAATTTTTGTTCAAAACTGTGTAGCTTGTCACAAAATTGATGGTGGTGGCGGTATTGGGCCTAATTTGACAGATGAATATTGGATTCTTGGTGGCGGTATCAAAAATATATTTAATACCATAAGTGAAGGTGGACGTTCTGGCAAAGGTATGGTGGCTTGGAAAAATACTCTTTCACCATCTGAAATGCATGAAGTTGCAAGTTATGTTATGACTCTTCAAGGGACAACACCTGCAGAACCAAAAGAACCACAAGGTGAAATTTGGAAGCCTGAAAATGAAAAATAATTAATTTAAAGATGTATAATGGCTGACGAAAATTTTAGAGATAGTATTGGTACCATCACCGATGACGGCAAACGTCAATGGATTTATCCTAAAAAACCAAAAGGGATTTTTTACAAATACCGTAAATGGGTAAGCTATTTCTTGTTATTGTTTTTGTTTGCTTCGCCATTTATTAAAATTAATGGCAATCAGTTTTTGCTTTTCAATGTATTGGAGCGTAAGTTTAATATTTTTGGATTTCCTTTTTGACCACAAGATTTTTATTTAGTGGTGATTGCTATGCTGATTGGTGTTGTGTTTATTACACTTTTTACAGTGGCTTTTGGACGTATATTTTGTGGATGGATTTGCCCACAAACCATTTTTTTGGAAATGGTCTTTAGACGCATAGAATATGCTATTGAAGGCGACCGCGGTAAACAAATCCGCTTAGATAAAATGCCGTGGAACAAAGAAAAAATCATAAAAAAAAGTAGCAAATGGTTTGTGTTTTATATCATATCATTTTTAATTGCTAATGTTTTTTTAGCGTATTTAATTGGGAGTGATGAACTCTTAAAGTATGTATCAGAAGGACCTCAAGCACATCTCGGAACTTTTATACCACTAATTATTTTCTCGTTTGTTTTCTACTTTATTTTTGCTTGGTTCAGAGAACAAGTTTGCATTATTGCTTGTCCTTATGGACGTTTACAAGGCGTTT
This genomic window from Flavobacterium sp. CS20 contains:
- a CDS encoding CcoQ/FixQ family Cbb3-type cytochrome c oxidase assembly chaperone; the protein is MKFAKQYLETIDGVEIYPIITLLIFFSFFVVLFWWVLTTSKQQSKAMSEMPLENNPKDEDQ
- a CDS encoding cbb3-type cytochrome c oxidase N-terminal domain-containing protein, which encodes MRTTASYFRVIALVVIAIIGTEYFTDLPKGEYAIFVNPFVALFVFMVLIVAIAIEVTVATLNKILYLSLSEDKKKAYDKAQAERSTYFSRKVERLMQALTKSKKIEEEHEIELDHNYDGIRELDNRLPPWWVYSFYITIIFAVVYLIRFEVFNDYDQEEEYLTEVAEAEATIEKWKETAKDFVNAENVTMLEDEARIQNGKQIFVQNCVACHKIDGGGGIGPNLTDEYWILGGGIKNIFNTISEGGRSGKGMVAWKNTLSPSEMHEVASYVMTLQGTTPAEPKEPQGEIWKPENEK